Proteins encoded in a region of the Marinococcus sp. PL1-022 genome:
- a CDS encoding diacylglycerol kinase family lipid kinase, translated as MSNAMLIINPSSGKEEAMSYEASAIKVLKELYSSVTIRYTKQAGDAKDLAQQACEQEFDALVSLGGDGTINECINGLAGQAYQPAFGFLPLGTVNDFARALGLPLDPAEAVQVLRHQHIVPVDIGRIDQTYFMNVLAIGAIAEAVYNVSPEQKSMWGPFAYVMEGTKAFKNHTPFSLTLTHDEGVWEGDVYLALVALTNSVGGIESLAPQAEIHDGCFHVFIVKQLGITNVAKMIPELLQGNLSHHQDIEYFTTTTLQAHTNEKHIVNIDGDEGRPLPFSAAVLPHELRMFVPPDDR; from the coding sequence ATGTCGAACGCCATGCTCATCATCAACCCATCCTCCGGCAAAGAAGAAGCAATGTCCTATGAAGCTTCTGCCATCAAGGTACTAAAGGAATTGTATTCCAGCGTTACGATTCGCTACACTAAACAGGCTGGAGACGCCAAAGATCTGGCTCAGCAGGCATGCGAGCAGGAATTTGATGCCCTGGTTTCTTTAGGCGGCGACGGCACCATTAATGAATGCATCAACGGCCTCGCCGGCCAGGCCTATCAGCCGGCCTTTGGCTTTCTTCCGCTCGGTACGGTCAACGATTTTGCCCGTGCTCTCGGGCTGCCCTTAGACCCTGCAGAAGCTGTACAGGTGCTTCGGCACCAGCACATCGTTCCTGTCGATATTGGACGCATCGACCAGACGTATTTCATGAACGTTCTGGCCATCGGTGCCATTGCAGAAGCAGTTTATAACGTAAGCCCTGAGCAAAAGTCCATGTGGGGGCCGTTCGCCTATGTGATGGAAGGCACCAAAGCCTTCAAAAACCATACGCCGTTTTCCCTGACGCTCACCCACGATGAGGGGGTATGGGAGGGAGATGTTTATCTTGCCCTGGTCGCTTTAACTAACTCCGTGGGAGGCATCGAGTCCCTGGCTCCTCAGGCAGAGATCCACGATGGATGCTTCCACGTGTTTATTGTTAAGCAGCTCGGGATAACCAATGTCGCCAAAATGATCCCGGAGCTCCTTCAGGGAAATCTTTCTCATCATCAGGATATTGAATACTTTACTACCACCACGCTGCAGGCGCACACCAATGAGAAGCACATCGTCAATATTGACGGAGACGAAGGACGCCCGCTTCCTTTCAGCGCCGCCGTCCTGCCGCATGAGCTCCGCATGTTTGTGCCTCCGGACGATCGATAA
- a CDS encoding universal stress protein, translated as MEQFHRILVGVETLEATSHDPLAQAVQLAQEHQATLLIAFMMDTKGYASFERMDPNGFRRLQDKASSQLQRSKEWAVEQGVPHVETVMEPGLPKRDIGKLCARYETDLVVLGDSGASKIDRALLGSTAKSVRKKVECNVKVIST; from the coding sequence ATGGAACAATTTCACCGTATACTAGTCGGCGTTGAAACTCTCGAAGCCACCTCACATGACCCGCTTGCACAGGCTGTTCAATTAGCACAGGAGCACCAGGCGACATTACTTATTGCCTTTATGATGGATACCAAAGGCTACGCCTCCTTCGAACGCATGGATCCGAACGGCTTCCGCCGGCTTCAGGACAAGGCTTCCTCCCAGCTTCAGCGCTCCAAAGAATGGGCCGTCGAACAGGGCGTTCCTCACGTGGAGACCGTGATGGAACCTGGTCTGCCAAAACGGGACATCGGAAAACTTTGTGCCAGATATGAAACAGATCTAGTTGTTCTCGGGGACTCAGGAGCTTCCAAAATCGACCGGGCGCTTCTCGGCAGTACAGCCAAAAGCGTCCGAAAAAAAGTTGAATGCAACGTAAAAGTTATTTCAACGTAA
- a CDS encoding AraC family transcriptional regulator, whose translation MPQQLYDSRCDQPLAAMFMQYVDDNIQHRLAVPQLAEALETKPYILSRVVNTSLGQTIPGYIRKRRMEVAACLLTETDYSIRAIAKRLRFNGQDYFTAQFRIHQGLSPSAYRYAYQS comes from the coding sequence ATGCCACAACAGCTATATGATTCCCGATGCGACCAGCCCCTGGCTGCCATGTTTATGCAGTATGTCGATGACAATATTCAGCACCGGCTCGCGGTGCCCCAGTTGGCCGAGGCGTTGGAAACCAAGCCTTACATATTGTCCCGGGTAGTAAATACTTCGCTGGGCCAAACGATTCCCGGTTACATTCGAAAGCGGCGTATGGAAGTCGCTGCCTGCCTGCTGACCGAAACTGATTATTCCATTCGTGCAATTGCCAAACGGCTTCGTTTTAACGGCCAGGATTACTTTACGGCCCAATTTCGCATTCACCAGGGCCTGTCTCCCAGTGCGTACCGATATGCATATCAATCCTGA
- a CDS encoding Na-translocating system protein MpsC family protein has translation MLPGDIQQRSRQNQEKELGSYMSRVLREHFGRGPESVYVSLDPHSVVIHIRRFLAPMEEVLLEQRGKEAIEELRETMMANMLPEMAHVIYQLTGKEDWSFFVDWNISNRSGMVTALHEPSFQHQPSLAESPHQASLREGVRNVSQRTEKEPGTVHAHQINDRTLVVVRTDVLIMIEKELIRIGYRKSLKTVKRQLEKRLLYEEQFSQRLGVGVRDIFVDWDFDKDNSVVVLLTDPLPSPEEE, from the coding sequence ATGCTGCCTGGCGATATTCAGCAGCGATCCCGTCAAAATCAGGAAAAGGAACTCGGAAGCTACATGAGCCGGGTGTTACGCGAACACTTTGGCCGTGGCCCGGAGTCCGTCTACGTCAGCCTGGATCCGCATAGTGTCGTTATTCACATCCGGCGGTTTTTGGCGCCGATGGAGGAAGTGCTTTTGGAGCAGCGGGGTAAGGAAGCGATCGAAGAGCTGCGGGAAACCATGATGGCCAACATGCTGCCGGAAATGGCGCACGTGATCTATCAATTGACTGGAAAAGAAGACTGGAGCTTTTTTGTGGATTGGAATATCTCCAACCGTTCCGGCATGGTGACGGCTTTGCATGAGCCCTCGTTCCAGCATCAGCCGTCCCTGGCTGAATCTCCGCATCAAGCCAGTCTTCGGGAAGGAGTGCGTAATGTCAGTCAGCGCACTGAGAAAGAACCCGGCACGGTCCATGCCCATCAAATTAACGATCGCACTCTAGTTGTGGTCCGCACGGACGTACTAATTATGATCGAAAAGGAATTAATACGCATCGGGTACCGAAAGTCACTCAAGACGGTGAAACGCCAGCTGGAAAAGCGACTATTGTACGAAGAGCAGTTCAGCCAGCGGCTGGGAGTCGGAGTTCGCGACATTTTTGTCGACTGGGATTTTGACAAGGACAACAGCGTAGTCGTGCTACTGACCGACCCGCTGCCCAGTCCGGAAGAAGAATAA
- a CDS encoding SDR family NAD(P)-dependent oxidoreductase: MSNERPFTMITGGSSGLGLELAKLFAQDGYDIAISGSSERIFEAAETIKSYGVEAYPHQADASTYEGVDSFWKFVKSKDRKLDAAVLNVGVSIGGSFLENDLQEELKLIDINISGTVHMAKRIVQDMVPNKKGDLLIVSSLSATLPTPYETVYGPSKAFGFMFAESLREELRDTGVNVTAMLPGATNTDFHHNAGMDSTYFGDERNKNDKELVAQQGYDALKNKWDHVVCGDEATKKAAEENRTTPEEVKAAEHAKKAKPQ; the protein is encoded by the coding sequence ATGTCCAATGAACGTCCGTTTACCATGATTACCGGTGGATCCTCAGGATTAGGACTGGAGCTTGCAAAACTGTTCGCCCAGGATGGGTATGATATTGCGATTTCGGGGTCAAGCGAACGTATTTTTGAAGCGGCGGAGACTATTAAAAGCTACGGGGTGGAGGCATATCCCCACCAGGCAGATGCATCGACGTACGAGGGTGTGGACTCCTTTTGGAAATTTGTGAAAAGTAAGGACAGAAAGCTGGATGCGGCTGTTTTAAATGTCGGTGTCAGCATCGGCGGTTCCTTTTTAGAAAACGATTTACAGGAAGAGCTGAAGCTGATAGACATTAATATTTCGGGAACGGTGCATATGGCGAAACGCATCGTACAGGATATGGTTCCGAATAAAAAGGGAGACCTCCTTATCGTCTCATCTCTATCTGCAACATTGCCGACCCCTTACGAAACAGTATACGGACCGTCGAAGGCATTTGGTTTTATGTTTGCCGAATCCTTAAGAGAAGAGCTAAGAGACACAGGCGTCAACGTAACAGCCATGCTCCCCGGTGCTACAAACACGGATTTTCACCATAATGCCGGCATGGACTCTACTTACTTTGGCGATGAAAGAAACAAAAATGACAAAGAGCTAGTAGCACAGCAGGGATATGACGCTTTAAAAAATAAATGGGATCACGTAGTTTGTGGCGATGAAGCTACGAAGAAGGCAGCAGAAGAAAATAGAACCACGCCTGAAGAGGTTAAAGCAGCTGAGCATGCGAAAAAAGCAAAGCCTCAGTAA